In a genomic window of Shouchella clausii:
- the opp4C gene encoding oligopeptide ABC transporter permease translates to MEQQPNIRSTTHFLKGSSKRSSLWKEVGRRFIKKRMALFGLIVLIIVFLFSFVGPFFSPYTTVGTNTQAIHQAPSFSHWLGTDHLGRDVLTRLMLAGRISLTVGLGAMALAVTIGGILGILAGYYRGIVDQVIMRLADVLMTLPGLPLLFIMAAVMSEWRVPAEQRLYIVMVMLSLVNWPGLARLVRSQVLSLREREFMQATEALGLRDRRKVFNHLLPNVVPLLIVTATLSVGGAILSESVLSFFGLGVVPPTASWGNMINTANTLIDFTNRPWLWVPPGLAIFITVIAVNLLGDGLRDAIDPNMKSR, encoded by the coding sequence ATGGAACAGCAACCAAATATTCGCTCAACGACTCATTTTCTTAAAGGCAGCAGCAAGAGGTCGTCGCTCTGGAAAGAAGTGGGCAGGCGTTTTATCAAAAAGAGAATGGCGTTGTTTGGCTTAATTGTCCTCATCATTGTTTTTTTATTTAGCTTTGTCGGCCCGTTTTTTTCTCCTTATACCACGGTTGGCACGAATACGCAGGCGATTCATCAAGCTCCTAGTTTTTCTCATTGGTTAGGAACGGATCATTTAGGCCGCGATGTGCTGACTCGTTTGATGTTGGCTGGGCGCATTTCGCTGACAGTCGGACTTGGCGCCATGGCATTGGCAGTGACGATTGGCGGCATTCTCGGGATTTTGGCTGGTTATTACAGGGGGATTGTCGATCAAGTCATTATGAGACTAGCCGATGTATTAATGACATTGCCTGGCTTGCCGTTGTTGTTTATTATGGCGGCTGTTATGTCTGAGTGGCGGGTGCCAGCGGAACAACGGCTCTATATCGTCATGGTCATGTTAAGCCTCGTAAATTGGCCAGGCTTGGCACGCCTCGTGCGAAGCCAAGTACTTAGCTTAAGGGAACGGGAATTTATGCAAGCGACAGAGGCGCTAGGTTTAAGAGACAGAAGAAAAGTGTTTAACCACTTGCTGCCGAATGTCGTCCCTTTATTAATCGTAACGGCGACGTTAAGCGTAGGCGGAGCGATCTTAAGTGAATCTGTGCTTAGTTTCTTCGGTTTAGGTGTTGTTCCACCTACGGCTTCATGGGGGAACATGATTAACACAGCGAATACGCTAATCGATTTTACAAACAGGCCTTGGCTTTGGGTTCCTCCTGGGTTAGCTATTTTCATCACAGTCATAGCTGTAAACCTCCTAGGCGACGGGCTTCGTGATGCGATTGATCCTAATATGAAAAGCAGGTGA
- a CDS encoding CGNR zinc finger domain-containing protein — MSGINKNVYEHELLGGRLCLDFANTVSWHDSSEKSQELLTSYDRLVNWSLHANILNERQALSLLKKAENQPSKAKEVLQQAIELRESIYHIFSLVSNNEMPGAHDLSILNEALGNAYGRMQIVPSGTTFSLEFLNGEDTLDCMLPPIVKSAIDVLISEKERSRVKKCEGDPCGWLFLDTSRNRSRRWCSMADCGNRAKAKRFYHNRK, encoded by the coding sequence ATGTCTGGTATAAATAAAAATGTATACGAGCATGAATTGCTTGGCGGACGTTTGTGTTTGGATTTTGCCAATACAGTAAGTTGGCACGATAGCAGTGAGAAATCGCAGGAGTTGCTGACGAGTTATGACAGATTAGTGAACTGGAGTTTGCATGCTAATATTCTTAACGAACGGCAAGCGCTTTCGTTGCTGAAAAAAGCAGAAAATCAACCTTCTAAGGCGAAAGAAGTTCTCCAACAAGCGATTGAGCTGCGAGAATCGATTTACCACATTTTTAGTCTTGTATCGAACAATGAAATGCCAGGTGCTCACGATCTTTCTATTTTGAATGAGGCTTTAGGCAATGCTTACGGAAGAATGCAAATAGTACCTAGTGGGACTACATTTTCATTGGAATTTTTAAACGGCGAAGACACATTAGATTGTATGCTTCCGCCGATTGTTAAGTCTGCTATAGACGTTCTGATTTCTGAAAAAGAACGGAGCAGGGTGAAAAAGTGTGAAGGCGATCCATGTGGTTGGCTGTTTTTAGATACAAGCCGCAATCGCAGCAGACGTTGGTGTTCCATGGCAGACTGCGGGAATCGTGCCAAAGCAAAGCGATTTTATCATAATAGAAAATGA
- a CDS encoding ABC transporter ATP-binding protein: MTNKPVVMEVNRLKKYYETKASFLNRQSELVKAVDDVSFAIHEGETFGLVGESGSGKSTIGKSILNLQPLSAGEVVYRGKNLHRLSKQEMRKVRPRIQFVFQDPFSSLNPRLRIGDALAEPLLDHGLATKKTVRQKVLETMELCGLPSYHVNKFPHEFSGGQRQRIGIARAVIMEPDFIVADEPVSALDVSIQAQIINLFKELQEKKKLAFLFISHDLSVVEHLCARIGVLYLGSMMELADRDRLYENPLHPYTKALLSALPVPDPTHKKERILLKGDIPNPASPPTGCKFHTRCPVAKERCKKEVPAFREAEQGHFVACHFA; this comes from the coding sequence ATGACAAACAAACCAGTCGTCATGGAAGTGAATCGATTAAAGAAGTACTATGAGACAAAAGCTTCTTTTTTAAATCGCCAATCAGAGCTTGTAAAGGCTGTCGATGATGTTAGTTTCGCCATCCATGAAGGGGAAACGTTTGGTTTAGTCGGTGAATCAGGGAGCGGCAAGAGCACGATTGGGAAATCGATTCTTAATTTGCAGCCGTTATCAGCAGGGGAAGTCGTTTATAGAGGAAAAAATCTCCACCGTTTAAGCAAACAAGAAATGAGAAAGGTAAGGCCCCGTATTCAGTTTGTGTTTCAAGATCCATTCAGTTCGTTAAATCCCCGCTTACGAATTGGCGATGCTTTAGCAGAACCGTTATTGGATCACGGCCTCGCGACGAAAAAAACAGTCAGGCAAAAAGTATTGGAAACGATGGAGCTTTGTGGGCTGCCGTCTTACCATGTGAATAAATTCCCACATGAATTTAGTGGCGGGCAACGCCAGCGGATTGGCATCGCCCGTGCAGTCATTATGGAGCCTGATTTTATTGTAGCCGATGAACCGGTTTCAGCATTAGACGTATCGATTCAAGCACAAATCATTAATTTGTTTAAAGAGCTTCAAGAAAAGAAAAAGTTGGCCTTTCTATTCATCTCCCATGATTTAAGCGTTGTGGAACATTTATGTGCGCGTATTGGCGTGCTCTACTTAGGATCAATGATGGAGCTGGCCGACAGAGACCGGTTATACGAGAACCCATTGCATCCATACACAAAAGCATTGTTATCAGCTTTGCCTGTCCCTGACCCTACACACAAAAAAGAGAGAATTCTTTTAAAAGGCGACATCCCAAATCCAGCATCACCGCCAACTGGTTGCAAGTTCCATACGAGGTGTCCTGTTGCAAAAGAACGTTGTAAGAAGGAAGTGCCCGCTTTTAGGGAAGCAGAGCAAGGGCATTTCGTTGCCTGTCATTTCGCTTAA
- a CDS encoding sensor histidine kinase: MFELLLLMLERLGLIVMLAFIATRMRFFRVMVKSTRLTRKQTWTAILFFGAFGIIGTYSGVTFQAESLVLQRITFGIQEDAAIANFRVIGVVLAGLFGGYKVGLSAGLIAGVHRMLLGGFTAFSCGIATIIAGLFAAFYRSKNPNAVNRPLSIFLLGALAETVQMGLIALLANPTAAAISLVQTIGLPMIVANGIGCTLFLLIIQSVTKEEQKAGALQAQKSLRIAEQTLAHFKHGLSSQSAKEVCHILYKELNACAIAMTNKDMILAHIGIAADHHKTNMKIQTKLTAEVIAKKQMIIAGDDEIHCKEPNCPLGAAVIAPLIIRAEVVGTLKFYFHSKKEITELETEMLSGLTNLLSSQLELAEADRAYQLAKEAEINALQAQISPHFLFNTLNTVISLIRIEPMKARTMLHSLAQFLRQNVSATTTKLHSLAEELNHIKAYLSIEEVRFEGRLTVQYKIDHRFLHVSIPPLTLQPLVENAMKHGFKNKRSDCVLIITVQEQGEDVVLSVQDNGAGFDPDKLKKRGNELLVTDSGTGIGLYNSNKRLQMMYGPEASLAFSAQPGRGTLVRFQIPKLARKDREHHEHEEQTDSDAGR, translated from the coding sequence ATGTTTGAACTATTGCTTTTAATGCTAGAGCGCCTTGGCCTCATTGTCATGCTTGCATTTATTGCGACGAGGATGCGCTTTTTCCGTGTCATGGTTAAATCGACTCGGTTAACGCGTAAGCAGACATGGACGGCGATTTTGTTTTTTGGCGCATTCGGCATTATTGGCACTTACTCTGGCGTCACTTTTCAAGCAGAATCCCTTGTGCTGCAGCGGATCACATTTGGCATTCAAGAAGATGCCGCGATTGCGAACTTCAGGGTGATTGGCGTTGTGTTAGCCGGACTGTTTGGCGGCTATAAAGTCGGTCTTAGCGCCGGGTTAATTGCAGGCGTCCATCGGATGTTGCTTGGCGGCTTCACGGCCTTCTCATGTGGGATCGCTACGATTATCGCCGGCTTATTTGCTGCTTTTTACCGATCGAAAAATCCGAATGCGGTTAACCGGCCGCTGTCTATCTTTCTTCTCGGTGCATTGGCGGAAACCGTGCAAATGGGTTTAATTGCTTTGCTTGCAAATCCGACGGCTGCTGCGATTTCCCTTGTGCAAACGATCGGGTTGCCAATGATTGTGGCCAATGGGATTGGCTGTACGCTCTTTTTGCTCATTATCCAAAGCGTTACGAAAGAAGAACAAAAAGCAGGCGCTTTGCAGGCGCAAAAAAGCTTGCGCATTGCGGAACAAACACTGGCCCATTTTAAGCATGGGCTATCAAGCCAATCTGCTAAGGAAGTATGCCACATTTTATATAAAGAACTGAACGCATGTGCGATTGCAATGACAAATAAGGATATGATTCTTGCCCATATTGGCATTGCAGCTGACCACCATAAAACGAATATGAAAATTCAAACGAAGTTAACGGCTGAAGTGATCGCAAAGAAGCAAATGATTATTGCTGGCGACGATGAAATCCACTGCAAAGAGCCGAATTGCCCACTTGGCGCAGCCGTCATCGCCCCTTTAATTATCCGGGCTGAAGTGGTAGGCACACTTAAATTTTATTTTCATTCAAAAAAAGAAATTACGGAATTAGAGACGGAAATGCTTTCTGGTTTAACCAATTTGCTTAGCAGCCAGTTAGAGTTGGCTGAAGCCGACCGGGCATATCAACTTGCCAAAGAAGCAGAAATCAATGCACTGCAAGCGCAAATCAGCCCCCATTTTTTATTTAATACGTTAAATACAGTCATTTCCTTGATTCGGATCGAGCCAATGAAAGCAAGGACGATGCTCCATTCGTTAGCGCAATTTTTACGGCAAAATGTCTCGGCGACGACGACCAAGCTTCATTCTCTTGCAGAAGAGCTCAACCATATAAAGGCTTATCTATCCATTGAAGAAGTCCGCTTTGAAGGCCGGCTAACTGTCCAGTACAAGATCGATCATCGGTTTTTGCATGTATCGATTCCGCCGCTAACGTTGCAGCCGCTCGTTGAGAACGCGATGAAGCATGGTTTTAAAAATAAACGCTCTGATTGTGTGCTGATCATTACTGTGCAAGAGCAAGGGGAAGATGTCGTTCTTTCCGTTCAAGATAACGGGGCAGGGTTTGATCCTGACAAACTGAAAAAACGAGGAAATGAACTTCTTGTCACAGACAGCGGTACAGGCATTGGCCTCTACAACAGCAATAAACGATTGCAAATGATGTATGGACCTGAAGCATCATTGGCATTCTCAGCCCAGCCTGGTCGCGGAACACTCGTCCGTTTCCAAATTCCAAAATTGGCTAGAAAGGACAGGGAGCACCATGAACACGAAGAACAAACCGATTCGGACGCTGGTCGCTGA
- a CDS encoding LytR/AlgR family response regulator transcription factor: MNTKNKPIRTLVADDEKYSREELLYLLGFFPQIEVVGEAASGHETAAKMMELQPDLLFLDIEMPEMDGTEIAAIAKQMKQPPFIVFATAYPQFAVEAFQLQAKGYLIKPIDETRLAETIAQVEDMLALTAERERTKPPAKLAVEGDDAIHFLEPESIAYAYRDEKSTKVITATGAYETRLTLKELETRLAPYSFFRVHKSYLVNTACITEMNAWFNGAYQLKLKGIDDHIPVSRNYVKPLRSQIEL, translated from the coding sequence ATGAACACGAAGAACAAACCGATTCGGACGCTGGTCGCTGACGATGAAAAGTATAGCCGTGAGGAGTTGCTGTATTTGCTTGGTTTTTTTCCACAAATTGAAGTGGTAGGCGAAGCGGCGTCTGGGCATGAAACGGCAGCAAAAATGATGGAATTGCAACCAGACCTGTTGTTTTTAGATATTGAAATGCCGGAAATGGATGGTACGGAAATAGCAGCAATCGCCAAACAAATGAAGCAGCCGCCATTTATTGTATTTGCCACAGCCTACCCGCAGTTTGCCGTAGAAGCCTTTCAGCTACAGGCAAAAGGCTATTTAATCAAGCCCATTGATGAAACACGGCTTGCCGAAACAATTGCCCAAGTGGAAGATATGCTGGCGCTCACAGCAGAACGGGAACGAACAAAGCCACCTGCAAAACTAGCCGTCGAAGGGGACGATGCAATTCACTTTTTGGAACCAGAGTCGATCGCATACGCATATCGCGATGAGAAAAGCACCAAAGTTATCACAGCTACAGGCGCCTACGAAACACGGCTGACGTTAAAAGAACTGGAAACGCGGTTGGCTCCCTATTCGTTTTTTCGAGTCCACAAAAGCTATTTAGTAAACACAGCCTGTATTACGGAAATGAACGCCTGGTTTAATGGGGCTTACCAATTAAAGCTAAAAGGCATTGACGACCATATTCCAGTAAGCCGCAACTACGTGAAACCCCTTCGTTCGCAAATCGAACTTTAG
- a CDS encoding carbon starvation CstA family protein encodes MYTFLGALALLIIGYFTYGKFVEKVFQPKAERTTPAYTKHDGVDYLPMGKKKNALIQLISIAGVGPIFGPIMGALYGPVAFIWIVLGCIFAGAVHDYLTGMISIRNGGAHLPELAGKFLGKAMKHVVNAFSILLLLLVGTVFVASPAELLYDLVNGSVPVVVFVVLIFFYFLLATILPINKIIGSIYPYIGALLLFSTVGIGLALVWNQAPIPELSLTNTHPGGAAIFPLLFLTISCGALSGFHATQSPIISRTTQNESQGRNIFYGMMIAEGMIAMIWAAAAMSLFDGPVTLNELISTIGTGGIVSEISTMMLGPIVGTLAILGVIILPITSGDTAFRSARMIIADYINVPQKKVMNRIWIAAPLFITSIILTTVDFTMLWQYFNWANQSTAVIALWIGAMFLYIARRNYWIAIFPAWFMSVTAATYIVNAPIGFNLPMQASVIIGVGFTVLLTVLFFKAARKRRSGNLPIEEDISEWENKQSA; translated from the coding sequence ATGTATACATTTTTGGGAGCGCTTGCACTATTAATAATCGGTTATTTCACATACGGAAAATTTGTCGAAAAAGTGTTCCAGCCAAAGGCGGAAAGGACGACTCCTGCCTATACAAAACACGATGGCGTCGACTATTTGCCGATGGGCAAAAAGAAAAACGCATTGATTCAGTTGATTAGCATTGCTGGGGTAGGGCCGATTTTTGGGCCGATTATGGGTGCGCTTTACGGGCCTGTTGCCTTCATTTGGATCGTACTCGGCTGTATTTTTGCAGGCGCAGTCCATGACTATTTGACAGGAATGATTTCCATTCGAAATGGCGGCGCCCACTTGCCTGAGCTAGCGGGAAAGTTTCTAGGGAAAGCGATGAAACACGTTGTCAACGCATTCTCGATCTTGCTTTTGCTGCTCGTCGGTACCGTCTTTGTCGCCTCGCCAGCTGAATTGCTTTATGATTTGGTCAATGGTTCTGTGCCAGTTGTTGTCTTTGTTGTCCTCATCTTTTTCTATTTTCTGTTGGCGACGATCCTGCCGATCAATAAAATCATTGGCAGCATTTATCCTTATATCGGTGCCTTGCTGCTGTTTAGCACGGTAGGAATTGGCTTGGCCCTTGTATGGAACCAAGCGCCGATTCCAGAATTGTCGCTTACCAATACCCATCCTGGAGGAGCGGCGATTTTTCCACTGCTATTTTTGACCATTTCTTGTGGGGCATTATCTGGTTTCCACGCCACGCAATCGCCAATCATCTCGCGGACGACACAAAATGAAAGCCAAGGGCGCAACATTTTTTATGGCATGATGATTGCAGAAGGCATGATTGCGATGATTTGGGCAGCGGCGGCAATGAGTTTATTTGATGGCCCTGTCACGCTTAATGAATTAATCTCCACTATCGGCACAGGCGGCATCGTGTCTGAAATTTCAACAATGATGCTAGGCCCAATTGTTGGCACACTAGCGATTCTCGGCGTCATCATTTTGCCGATTACATCTGGCGACACCGCTTTCCGTAGTGCACGAATGATTATTGCAGATTATATCAACGTGCCACAAAAGAAAGTGATGAACCGCATTTGGATTGCCGCGCCATTGTTCATTACGTCCATCATCTTAACGACAGTAGATTTCACAATGCTGTGGCAGTACTTTAACTGGGCGAACCAATCGACCGCCGTCATCGCCCTTTGGATTGGCGCCATGTTCTTATACATTGCCCGCCGAAATTACTGGATTGCAATTTTTCCAGCCTGGTTTATGAGTGTGACGGCAGCGACTTATATCGTCAATGCGCCAATCGGCTTTAACTTGCCAATGCAAGCATCCGTTATCATCGGCGTAGGCTTTACCGTCCTTTTGACCGTGTTGTTTTTTAAAGCAGCCCGTAAACGACGGAGCGGAAACCTTCCGATTGAAGAAGATATTTCCGAATGGGAAAATAAACAAAGCGCGTAA
- a CDS encoding efflux RND transporter permease subunit translates to MFVDTIIKHKKGIILLFAITALFAAVAQFFVSTNYNMVDYLPDDAPSTEGLALMEEEFRSAMPNANVLIHDVSIQEAIRYKEQLASIDGVSDVSWLDDVFDIRIPLEMADSGLIETYYKDHDALFSVTIDSGAEVAATDDIYSLIGEENAVTGEAVNTATSQKMTGSETLYAAALLVPIIIIILVLSTKSWVEPLFFLTAIGVSVLINLGTNIFLGEVSFVTQAVAPILQLAVSLDYAIFLLHTFSDELDQQPSPKEAMAKAMRKSFPVIFVSALTTFFGFMSLMLMDFGIGVDLGFNLVKGIVFSFISVVVFLPALTLTCYKWIEKTTHRSFVPSFKGSGAKLLKLRIPALVLVLLLLVPSFLAQSSTTFLYGLGDLPEQTRAGADAKRVEETFGQSTPIVLLVPNDDIAKEEKLVQELEQIPYVESVLAYANMVGAAIPSDFLDDELTSDFHSENYSRITVYTSAGVEGDIPFALVEQIREIAQNYYGDAFYTLGESATLYDMKQTISKDNQLVNVVTIITIAVVLMFMFRSISIPIILLLTIQAAVWLNLSVPYFTNEPLVFVGYLIVSTVQLAATIDYAILLMETYKHHRQTMPSFAAMKRALDEKLFPIAVSAAILSSVGFILWFTSSNPTVSSIGLLLGRGAALAFLLVILFLPAFLLIADRLIEKTTHRANFYKEEDSL, encoded by the coding sequence TTGTTCGTCGATACCATCATAAAGCATAAAAAAGGCATTATCCTTTTATTTGCCATCACTGCCCTTTTCGCAGCGGTAGCCCAATTTTTTGTGTCGACCAACTACAATATGGTCGATTACTTGCCAGATGATGCTCCTTCCACTGAAGGCCTGGCGTTAATGGAAGAAGAGTTTCGCTCAGCAATGCCGAATGCAAACGTGCTCATTCATGATGTCTCCATTCAAGAAGCGATTCGTTATAAAGAGCAACTAGCAAGCATTGATGGCGTGAGCGACGTATCGTGGCTCGATGATGTGTTTGATATTCGGATTCCTCTCGAAATGGCTGACTCTGGCTTAATTGAAACGTATTACAAAGACCATGACGCCCTTTTTTCGGTAACGATTGACAGTGGCGCCGAAGTAGCGGCGACAGATGACATTTACTCATTAATCGGCGAGGAAAACGCCGTTACTGGGGAAGCGGTCAACACGGCTACTTCCCAAAAAATGACTGGCTCTGAGACGCTCTATGCTGCAGCGTTGCTCGTTCCGATTATTATCATTATTTTGGTCCTATCGACCAAATCATGGGTCGAGCCATTATTTTTCCTAACAGCGATCGGCGTTTCCGTCCTCATCAATTTAGGAACGAACATTTTTTTAGGGGAAGTTTCGTTTGTGACGCAAGCGGTTGCGCCGATTTTGCAGCTTGCTGTTTCACTGGATTATGCGATCTTCCTTTTACATACCTTTTCAGACGAGCTTGACCAACAGCCATCGCCGAAAGAAGCGATGGCAAAAGCGATGCGAAAATCGTTTCCGGTTATCTTTGTCAGTGCATTAACGACGTTTTTTGGATTCATGTCGCTAATGCTAATGGACTTTGGGATTGGCGTCGATTTAGGGTTTAACCTCGTAAAAGGAATTGTGTTCAGCTTTATATCAGTCGTCGTGTTTTTGCCTGCGTTGACGCTGACTTGTTACAAATGGATCGAAAAAACGACACATCGAAGCTTCGTGCCTAGCTTCAAAGGCAGCGGAGCCAAGCTGCTTAAGCTGCGGATCCCCGCTCTCGTCCTTGTTCTGTTGCTGCTCGTTCCAAGTTTTTTGGCGCAAAGCAGCACCACGTTTCTTTATGGGCTTGGGGACTTGCCTGAACAGACACGCGCTGGCGCCGATGCGAAACGAGTCGAAGAAACGTTCGGGCAATCAACGCCGATTGTCTTGCTCGTCCCTAACGACGACATCGCCAAAGAAGAAAAGCTTGTCCAAGAGTTGGAACAGATTCCCTATGTCGAGTCAGTGCTTGCCTATGCCAACATGGTCGGGGCAGCGATCCCTTCTGATTTTCTCGATGATGAATTGACGAGCGATTTCCATTCGGAAAACTACAGCCGCATTACCGTCTATACATCTGCCGGCGTTGAGGGGGATATCCCATTTGCGCTCGTGGAACAGATACGTGAAATTGCGCAAAACTATTACGGCGATGCGTTTTATACATTAGGGGAAAGCGCGACGCTGTACGATATGAAACAAACAATCAGCAAAGACAACCAGCTCGTTAACGTCGTGACGATCATTACGATTGCCGTTGTTCTTATGTTTATGTTCCGGTCGATTTCGATACCGATAATATTGTTGCTTACCATTCAGGCGGCTGTCTGGCTCAACCTGTCTGTGCCTTATTTTACAAACGAGCCACTCGTGTTTGTCGGCTATTTAATCGTCAGTACCGTCCAGCTGGCGGCAACAATCGATTATGCGATTTTGCTGATGGAAACGTATAAACATCACCGCCAGACGATGCCGTCCTTTGCGGCAATGAAGCGGGCGCTTGATGAAAAATTGTTTCCAATTGCTGTTTCTGCAGCGATTTTATCAAGTGTTGGGTTCATTTTATGGTTTACGTCAAGCAACCCAACAGTCTCATCGATTGGGTTATTGCTCGGCAGGGGGGCTGCCCTCGCCTTCCTATTGGTCATTTTATTCCTTCCGGCTTTCCTTTTGATCGCCGACCGCTTGATCGAGAAAACAACGCATCGGGCCAACTTTTACAAGGAGGAGGACTCATTATGA
- a CDS encoding ABC transporter ATP-binding protein: MGKPILQVNNLRTYFQTDEGSVKAVDDISFSVKQGETVCLVGESGCGKSVTAMSIMGLLQGQASVTGRMELAGNELTKLSKGEMRRLRGNELAMIFQEPMTSLNPVLTIGEQMTEVLLEHKPISKKQARTKALELIKRVGIGREEQVLKSYPHQMSGGMLQRIMIAIALACEPKMLIADEPTTALDVTIQAQILELLKQLKDSQGMSMLLITHDLGVVAEVADYVVVMYAGKIIEQGSVHEIFFNPKHPYTKGLLQAKPVIGQRKKKLYTIPGQVPPLIDLKPSCYFADRCGHCMDICLEQAPSLINDGDEEDHRVACWLYEKVAQ, from the coding sequence ATGGGTAAGCCAATACTGCAAGTAAACAATTTGCGCACGTATTTTCAAACAGATGAAGGTTCAGTAAAAGCCGTTGATGATATAAGTTTTTCAGTAAAGCAAGGTGAAACGGTTTGCCTTGTAGGTGAATCAGGCTGTGGGAAGAGTGTGACAGCGATGTCGATTATGGGATTGCTCCAAGGGCAAGCTTCTGTAACAGGAAGGATGGAGTTAGCTGGAAATGAATTAACAAAGCTGTCTAAGGGCGAGATGAGGCGGTTGCGTGGCAACGAACTGGCCATGATTTTCCAAGAACCGATGACTTCGTTAAATCCTGTCTTGACGATTGGTGAACAAATGACAGAAGTCTTGTTAGAACATAAACCGATCTCAAAGAAACAAGCGAGGACGAAAGCGCTTGAACTCATCAAGCGAGTCGGGATTGGGCGAGAAGAACAAGTGTTGAAATCGTATCCACATCAAATGAGCGGCGGCATGCTGCAACGAATCATGATTGCGATTGCCCTCGCTTGTGAGCCAAAAATGCTGATTGCCGATGAACCAACGACGGCACTCGATGTTACGATCCAAGCGCAAATTCTTGAATTGTTAAAACAACTGAAAGACAGTCAAGGGATGTCGATGTTGTTAATTACTCACGATTTAGGGGTTGTCGCGGAAGTTGCTGACTATGTCGTTGTGATGTATGCAGGTAAAATCATCGAACAAGGATCGGTGCACGAGATTTTCTTTAACCCGAAGCACCCTTATACGAAAGGGTTGCTCCAAGCGAAGCCTGTCATCGGGCAAAGGAAAAAGAAACTTTATACCATCCCAGGGCAAGTTCCGCCTTTAATTGATTTGAAACCGTCTTGCTACTTTGCTGATCGTTGCGGACATTGCATGGACATATGCCTCGAGCAAGCACCCTCCCTCATTAATGATGGCGATGAGGAAGACCATCGGGTAGCTTGCTGGTTATACGAGAAGGTGGCGCAATGA
- a CDS encoding TetR/AcrR family transcriptional regulator: protein MSEKIDRRKKYTKMVLKESLVDLLKEKPISSVTVKELCELADINRSTFYSHYADPYDLLTTISEEVMLDMDHHLNEYHCGKEEEALHMTEKIMEYIADRSDICQVLLSGHGDATFKKRIMELAKKHILEKWIDQYKLRGKLSPYIPLMIVSGAIDAIESWLVGGKKESPAEMAVLVYQFTNYGLVGLRKASQT from the coding sequence ATGTCTGAGAAGATTGATCGAAGAAAGAAATATACAAAAATGGTTTTAAAAGAAAGCTTGGTTGATTTGCTGAAAGAAAAACCAATTTCCTCTGTGACAGTCAAAGAGCTATGCGAGCTTGCTGATATTAACCGATCGACATTTTACAGCCACTATGCCGACCCTTATGACTTGCTTACGACGATCAGTGAAGAAGTGATGCTCGATATGGACCATCATTTGAACGAGTATCATTGTGGCAAAGAAGAAGAAGCTTTGCATATGACAGAAAAGATTATGGAGTATATCGCCGACCGAAGCGATATATGCCAAGTGCTGTTAAGTGGGCACGGCGATGCCACATTTAAAAAGCGAATTATGGAGCTCGCAAAAAAACACATATTAGAAAAGTGGATCGACCAGTACAAATTGCGAGGAAAGCTCTCTCCTTATATCCCGTTAATGATTGTGAGCGGGGCGATTGACGCGATTGAAAGCTGGTTAGTCGGTGGCAAAAAAGAAAGCCCAGCAGAAATGGCCGTATTGGTCTACCAATTTACAAATTATGGCTTAGTAGGGCTTCGGAAAGCGAGCCAAACGTAG
- a CDS encoding DUF1801 domain-containing protein — MKKAKTIETGASVDEFIERVESPSKREDAYKLLAIFSETTGYEAKMWGPSIIGFGSYHYVYKSGHEGDAPLVGFSPRKAKISLYVACEETKKQQLLKNFGKHTTGKACVYINKVADIDIEVLKSLIKETVQFLRATYPDGQK, encoded by the coding sequence ATGAAGAAGGCTAAAACAATTGAAACCGGTGCCAGCGTCGATGAATTTATTGAGCGTGTTGAAAGCCCGTCGAAGCGGGAGGATGCATACAAGCTTCTTGCGATTTTTTCGGAAACGACAGGTTATGAAGCAAAGATGTGGGGGCCGAGCATTATTGGATTTGGTTCATACCATTATGTGTACAAGTCTGGGCATGAAGGGGATGCACCACTCGTTGGTTTTTCGCCGAGGAAGGCAAAAATCAGTTTGTATGTTGCTTGCGAGGAAACGAAAAAACAACAATTGCTTAAGAACTTTGGAAAACATACGACTGGAAAAGCGTGCGTGTATATTAATAAAGTGGCCGATATTGATATAGAAGTATTGAAGTCGCTAATTAAAGAAACAGTCCAATTTTTAAGAGCGACATATCCAGATGGCCAAAAGTAG